In a single window of the Zea mays cultivar B73 chromosome 5, Zm-B73-REFERENCE-NAM-5.0, whole genome shotgun sequence genome:
- the LOC100285564 gene encoding dihydroflavonol-4-reductase, with amino-acid sequence MAAVVCVTGAGGFIGSWIVKILLARGYAVRGTSRREAADPKNAHLWALDGAAERLTMLQVDLLDRASLRAAFRGCDGVIHTASPMHDNPEEIIEPIIAGTRNVVEAAADAGVRRLVLSSTIGTMYMDPRRDPDAPLGDSSWSDLEYCKSTENWYCYAKTVAEQGAWEAARARGLDLAVVIPVVVLGELLQPSMNTSTLHILKYLTGQTKEYVNESHAYVHVRDAAEAHVRVLEAPGAGGRRYVCAERTLHRGELCRILAGLFPEYPIPTRCKDQVNPLKKGYKFTNQPLKDLGVKFTPVHGYLYEAVKSLQDKGFLPKTSGAKVPERRSCLPQTTSQPPPEIVSKL; translated from the exons ATGGCCGCCGTCGTGTGCGTCACCGGCGCCGGCGGCTTCATCGGCTCGTGGATCGTCAAGATCCTCCTCGCCCGCGGGTACGCCGTCCGGGGCACCTCCCGCCGCGAAG CTGCTGACCCCAAGAACGCGCACCTGTGGGCGCTCGACGGCGCGGCGGAGCGCCTCACCATGCTGCAGGTGGACCTGCTCGACCGCGCCAGCCTCCGCGCCGCCTTCCGCGGCTGCGACGGCGTCATCCACACCGCCTCGCCGATGCACGACAACCCC GAGGAGATCATCGAGCCGATTATCGCCGGGACGCGGAACGTCGTGGAGGCGGCGGCGGACGCCGGCGTGCGGCGCCTGGTGCTGTCCTCCACCATCGGCACCATGTACATGGACCCGCGCCGCGACCCCGACGCCCCGCTCGGCGACTCCAGCTGGAGCGACCTCGAGTACTGCAAGAGCACCGAG AACTGGTACTGCTACGCAAAGACGGTGGCGGAGCAGGGCGCGTgggaggcggcgcgggcgcgggggcTGGACCTGGCGGTGGTCATCCCGGTGGTGGTGCTCGGCGAGCTGCTGCAGCCCAGTATGAACACCAGCACCCTGCACATCCTCAAGTACCTCACGGGACAGACAAAGGAGTACGTCAACGAGTCGCACGCCTACGTGCACGTCAGGGACGCCGCCGAGGCGCACGTCAGGGTGCTGGAGGCGCCCGGAGCCGGCGGCCGCCGGTACGTCTGCGCCGAGCGCACCCTGCACCGCGGCGAGCTCTGCCGCATCCTCGCCGGACTCTTCCCGGAGTACCCTATTCCGACAAG gtGCAAGGATCAGGTGAACCCACTGAAGAAGGGCTACAAGTTTACGAACCAACCTCTGAAGGACCTTGGCGTCAAGTTCACGCCAGTGCATGGGTACCTGTACGAAGCAGTGAAGTCCCTTCAAGACAAGGGGTTCCTCCCGAAGACATCTGGCGCCAAG GTGCCTGAACGACGCAGCTGCCTGCCTCAAACGACATCACAGCCACCACCCGAAATCGTTTCGAAACTTTGA